The sequence below is a genomic window from Candidatus Rokuibacteriota bacterium.
CGGCGCAACCAACTTGGGCCTCGCGCGGCGGGTGGCCTGCCTGGCGGCATGGCCGAACCCGCCGCGCTCGAAATACGCCCGGGGGGAGGCTTCGGAGGGGGCCCCTCCCCGCGCCTTCGGCGCCGGGGGCCCGGCCCCCTCCGACTATTAATCAGACGGGCGCGTCCTGTGATACTCGATCACCCTGGCGAGGATGGCGTCGAGGTCCCAGCGCGGCTCGAACCCGGTGAAGCGGCGGAGCTTGGAGATGTCCGGCACGCGGCGACGGAGATCCTCGAACCCCTCCTGGTACGCCTGATCGTACGGAACGAAGCGGATCGGCGAGGAGCTATCCACCAGGGCCTTCACCCGACGCGCCAGCTCGAGGATACTCACCTCGGTGCCGTTGCCCACGTTGAACACGTGGCCCACCGCCTCGGGCTGGCCCGCGAGCTGGATCGCCGCGGCGACCGCGTCGTCCACGGCAGTGAAGCTCCGCGACTGCTGCCCGTCCCCGTACACGGTGATCGGCTCCCCGCGGAGAGCCTGCTGGACGAAGCGCGGGACGACCATCCCGTAGCGCCCGGTCTGCCGGGGGCCGATGGTGTTGAAGAACCGCGCGATCACCACCGGGACCGCCTTCTCCCGCCAGTACGCCAGCGCGAGGAACTCGTCGATGGCCTTCGAGCAGGCGTAGCTCCAGCGGCTCTTGACGGTCGGCCCCAGGAGCCCGTCGTCATCCTCCCCCAGCGGGACCCGATCGTTCTTGCCGTACACTTCCGAGCTCGAGGCCAGGACGACCTTCTTTCGCCCCTTGGCGGCGCACTGGAGCACCCTGCCGGTGCCGAGGATATTGGTCTCGATGGTCTCCACCGGCTTGTCCAGGATCAGCCGGACGCCGACGGCAGCGGCCAGGTGGAAGACCACGTCCACCTCATCCACCAGTTCCTGGAGCACCGTCTCGTCGAGGATGGAATGCCAGCGGACGTGGACCCGCGCGTCGTCGAGAAGCTCCCGCAGGTTCTCGACCCGGCCCGTGGAGAGATCGTCGATGATGTAGACTTCGTCGCCCCGCGCGACCAGGGCCTCGGCCAGATGGGACCCGATGAAGCCCGCGCCGCCGGTGATCAGCGCCTTCATAAGCTAGAGCCGGATGATCCTGTCGCGGCTGGCGCTGAAGTTCCGCAGCGCGTTCCGGGTGTCCACGATCAGCGGCGCGTGGCGGAGGATCAGCTCGTAGTCGAAGACCGAGTGGTCGGTGTGGATCACGACGCAGTGGTGGGC
It includes:
- a CDS encoding GDP-mannose 4,6-dehydratase, which translates into the protein MKALITGGAGFIGSHLAEALVARGDEVYIIDDLSTGRVENLRELLDDARVHVRWHSILDETVLQELVDEVDVVFHLAAAVGVRLILDKPVETIETNILGTGRVLQCAAKGRKKVVLASSSEVYGKNDRVPLGEDDDGLLGPTVKSRWSYACSKAIDEFLALAYWREKAVPVVIARFFNTIGPRQTGRYGMVVPRFVQQALRGEPITVYGDGQQSRSFTAVDDAVAAAIQLAGQPEAVGHVFNVGNGTEVSILELARRVKALVDSSSPIRFVPYDQAYQEGFEDLRRRVPDISKLRRFTGFEPRWDLDAILARVIEYHRTRPSD